The proteins below are encoded in one region of Pseudonocardia sp. DSM 110487:
- a CDS encoding cation diffusion facilitator family transporter produces the protein MAASGGTRAIVAALLANAGIAIAKFIGWLITGSSSMLAEAVHSVADTSNQGLLLLGGRTARRAATAVHPFGYGRDRYFYSFVVALLLFTLGSVFALYEGIHKLESHEPLTSPIVAVVILVVAIGLETFSFRTAIVESRPLKGDGTWWQFIRQAKVPELPVVLLEDLGALVGLILALFGVGLTVLTGDAVWDAIGTICIGVLLGVIAIILIIEMKSLLIGEGAAPQVLSDIVSALESGDVQRVIHIKTQYLGPEEMLVAAKIALAPGLPLEGVASEIDAAEARVRERVPDARIIYLEPDLDRAALTG, from the coding sequence ATGGCTGCGAGTGGGGGAACGCGGGCGATCGTGGCGGCGCTGCTCGCCAACGCTGGGATCGCGATCGCGAAGTTCATCGGGTGGCTGATCACGGGGTCGTCGTCGATGCTGGCCGAGGCCGTGCACTCGGTCGCCGACACGTCCAACCAGGGCCTGCTGTTGCTCGGTGGCCGCACCGCCCGGCGAGCGGCCACCGCGGTGCATCCGTTCGGCTACGGCCGGGACCGCTACTTCTACTCGTTCGTCGTGGCGCTCCTGCTGTTCACGCTGGGCTCGGTGTTCGCGCTGTACGAGGGAATCCACAAGCTGGAGTCCCACGAGCCGCTCACATCGCCGATCGTCGCCGTGGTGATCCTCGTCGTCGCGATCGGGCTGGAGACGTTCTCCTTCCGCACTGCCATCGTCGAGTCCCGCCCGCTGAAGGGCGACGGCACCTGGTGGCAGTTCATCCGGCAGGCGAAGGTCCCGGAGCTTCCGGTCGTGCTGCTCGAGGATCTCGGCGCGCTCGTCGGGCTGATCCTCGCCCTGTTCGGCGTGGGGCTCACGGTGCTCACCGGCGACGCGGTGTGGGACGCGATCGGCACCATCTGCATCGGCGTGCTGCTGGGCGTCATCGCGATCATCCTGATCATCGAGATGAAGAGCCTGCTCATCGGCGAGGGCGCCGCGCCGCAGGTGCTCTCCGACATCGTCTCGGCTCTCGAGTCGGGCGACGTGCAGCGCGTCATCCACATCAAGACCCAGTACCTCGGGCCGGAGGAGATGCTGGTGGCCGCGAAGATCGCGCTCGCGCCCGGCCTGCCGCTCGAAGGCGTCGCCTCGGAGATCGACGCGGCCGAGGCGAGGGTCCGCGAGCGGGTTCCGGACGCGCGGATCATCTACCTGGAACCCGATCTCGACCGGGCAGCTCTCACGGGCTGA
- a CDS encoding TetR/AcrR family transcriptional regulator, which yields MAGRSRRRGEELMAALHEAVLAELDEVGLGRLTMEGIARRAGTPKTTLYRRWSAPEEVLLDAIAAAYPVEQPSPAADDLRGDLIAALRLMLEWSRHPTARAVRSIMIERHRHPELVTRLYRVFDRAGRRFTATVLQHYARLGHLDPALVTPVVEDIGEALVFKIAFDTGEEPSTERLAEIVDQAILPAVGIRPG from the coding sequence ATGGCAGGGCGATCGCGGCGCCGGGGCGAGGAGCTCATGGCCGCTCTGCACGAAGCGGTGCTCGCCGAGCTCGACGAGGTGGGCCTCGGGCGGTTGACGATGGAGGGCATCGCCCGTCGGGCAGGCACGCCGAAGACCACGCTGTACCGGCGCTGGTCCGCGCCCGAGGAGGTGCTGCTCGACGCGATCGCGGCGGCCTATCCCGTCGAGCAGCCGTCGCCGGCGGCAGACGACCTGCGCGGTGATCTCATCGCCGCGCTGCGCCTGATGCTCGAGTGGTCACGGCACCCCACCGCCCGCGCCGTGCGGTCGATCATGATCGAACGGCACCGCCATCCCGAGCTCGTCACGAGGCTGTACCGCGTGTTCGATCGCGCCGGCAGGCGGTTCACCGCCACCGTCCTCCAGCACTACGCCCGGCTGGGTCACCTCGATCCCGCCCTGGTCACGCCCGTGGTCGAGGACATCGGCGAGGCGCTGGTGTTCAAGATCGCGTTCGACACGGGTGAGGAGCCGTCGACGGAGCGGCTGGCGGAGATCGTCGACCAGGCCATCCTGCCCGCGGTGGGAATCCGCCCCGGCTAG
- a CDS encoding DUF418 domain-containing protein: MSSLRSEPPVAPRVRALAPDLARGTMLAVIALAHSQVLARPFMGPIPGPGPAVDTAVQTLLTLFVDSRGYPMFAALFGYGMVQILRSREPALGWDGVRRVLRRRGGWLVVFGFVHVLLLFPGDILASYGVLALLFVGALRWPAARLLAVACGLAVIGALGYGSVLALPAPGGLADVVDPLISALYRVATVPLTMPMNAVMAAAPLLVGIWAGRRRLLEEPERHRRLLRRVAGAGITIAAVGAVPYAFVTTGLWHPGTGGMVATGTLHTITGYAGGLGYAALVGLVAVRLSGRAAPGPVTNALAACGRRSMSCYLAQSVAWLLLLEPYLADLAGAMGVAAAAAVGLGVWLVTVAAADLLRRAGRQGPTEALLRRLAYRT; this comes from the coding sequence GTGTCCTCGCTCCGCTCCGAACCCCCGGTCGCGCCAAGGGTGCGCGCCCTCGCCCCCGACCTGGCGAGGGGCACGATGCTCGCCGTCATCGCGCTGGCCCACTCCCAGGTGCTCGCGCGCCCGTTCATGGGCCCGATCCCCGGGCCGGGGCCCGCCGTGGACACCGCGGTGCAGACCCTGCTGACGCTGTTCGTCGACAGCCGCGGCTACCCGATGTTCGCCGCCCTCTTCGGCTACGGGATGGTGCAGATCCTGCGGAGCCGCGAGCCCGCGCTCGGCTGGGACGGCGTACGCCGGGTGCTCCGCCGCCGCGGCGGCTGGCTCGTCGTGTTCGGGTTCGTCCACGTCCTGCTGCTCTTCCCCGGCGACATCCTCGCCTCCTACGGCGTACTCGCCCTCCTGTTCGTCGGCGCGCTGCGCTGGCCGGCCGCTCGCCTGTTGGCCGTCGCGTGCGGGCTCGCCGTCATCGGCGCGCTCGGGTACGGCTCCGTGCTCGCCCTTCCCGCGCCGGGCGGCCTTGCGGATGTGGTGGACCCGCTGATCTCGGCTCTCTACCGGGTCGCGACGGTCCCCCTGACCATGCCGATGAACGCCGTGATGGCCGCGGCGCCGCTCCTCGTCGGGATCTGGGCCGGGCGCCGCAGGCTGCTCGAGGAGCCCGAGCGGCACCGCCGCCTGCTCCGCCGGGTCGCCGGAGCCGGGATCACGATCGCCGCGGTGGGCGCCGTCCCCTACGCGTTCGTCACGACCGGGCTGTGGCACCCCGGCACCGGCGGCATGGTCGCCACGGGGACGCTGCACACCATCACGGGGTACGCGGGCGGTCTCGGCTACGCGGCTCTGGTCGGGCTCGTCGCGGTGCGGCTGTCCGGCCGGGCGGCGCCGGGTCCGGTCACGAACGCCCTCGCCGCCTGCGGCCGGCGCTCCATGAGTTGCTACCTGGCCCAGTCGGTGGCGTGGCTGCTGCTGCTCGAGCCGTACCTGGCCGACCTCGCAGGCGCCATGGGGGTGGCCGCCGCGGCCGCGGTGGGGCTCGGGGTCTGGCTGGTCACCGTGGCGGCCGCCGACCTGCTGCGCCGCGCCGGCCGCCAGGGCCCAACCGAGGCACTCCTGCGCCGGCTGGCCTACCGCACCTGA
- the manA gene encoding mannose-6-phosphate isomerase, class I, with protein MELLDNPVRAYAWGSRTVIPDLLGREVPSPHPQAEMWLGAHPADSSHLVHADGGRTSLLDALGADPKQLLGPERSERWASTLPYLLKVLAADEPLSLQAHPSLEQAKVGFAREEAAALARDASNRNYKDANHKPELICALTEFHALVGFRDPAATVRLLRALEVPELASHGELLAAQPDADGLRALFTTWITLPQAVLDTLVPALQDGCVKLAGDDGEFSTEARTTLELSERYPGDAGVLAALLLNRVTIEPGEALYLPAGNLHAYLSGAGIEIMANSDNVLRGGLTPKHVDVPELLRVLDFHSTPPPIVAGKPDGDWMRYDTPAEEFLLRRFDGAPGTSVAVPDGGPRILLCTAGAACVRALRGELEVGRGASLWLSATDVDVTIEPRAEGTQLFLASDGLVV; from the coding sequence GTGGAGCTGCTGGACAACCCCGTGCGTGCCTACGCGTGGGGCTCGCGCACGGTGATTCCCGACTTGCTGGGCCGTGAGGTGCCCTCGCCGCACCCGCAGGCGGAGATGTGGCTCGGGGCCCACCCGGCCGACTCGTCGCACCTCGTCCACGCGGACGGGGGCAGGACCTCGCTGCTCGACGCGCTGGGCGCCGACCCGAAGCAGCTGCTCGGGCCGGAGCGCAGCGAGCGCTGGGCGTCGACGCTGCCGTACCTGCTCAAGGTGCTGGCCGCCGACGAGCCGCTGTCGCTGCAGGCGCACCCGAGCCTCGAACAGGCGAAAGTGGGGTTCGCCCGCGAGGAGGCGGCCGCGCTCGCCCGCGACGCCTCGAACCGCAACTACAAGGACGCCAACCACAAGCCCGAGCTGATCTGCGCGCTGACCGAGTTCCACGCGCTGGTCGGCTTCCGCGACCCGGCGGCCACGGTGCGGCTGCTGCGCGCCCTCGAGGTGCCCGAGCTGGCGAGCCACGGTGAGCTGCTGGCCGCCCAGCCGGACGCCGACGGGCTGCGCGCCCTGTTCACCACGTGGATCACGCTGCCGCAGGCGGTGCTCGACACGCTCGTGCCCGCGTTGCAGGACGGCTGTGTGAAGCTTGCGGGCGACGACGGGGAGTTCTCCACCGAGGCGCGCACGACGCTCGAGCTGTCGGAGCGCTACCCGGGCGACGCGGGCGTGCTGGCCGCGCTGCTGCTCAACCGGGTCACGATCGAGCCGGGCGAGGCGCTGTACCTGCCGGCCGGCAACCTGCACGCATACCTGTCCGGGGCCGGCATCGAGATCATGGCCAACTCCGACAACGTGTTGCGCGGTGGGCTCACCCCCAAGCACGTGGACGTGCCGGAGCTGCTGCGCGTGCTCGACTTCCACTCGACCCCGCCCCCGATCGTCGCCGGCAAGCCGGACGGCGACTGGATGCGCTACGACACGCCTGCCGAGGAGTTCCTGCTCCGCCGCTTCGACGGCGCGCCGGGCACATCGGTGGCCGTGCCCGACGGCGGGCCGCGCATCCTGCTGTGCACGGCAGGCGCAGCGTGCGTCCGCGCCCTCCGCGGCGAGCTGGAGGTCGGGCGCGGGGCCTCCCTGTGGCTGAGTGCCACCGACGTCGACGTCACGATCGAGCCGCGCGCCGAGGGCACCCAGCTGTTCCTGGCGAGCGACGGCCTCGTGGTCTGA
- a CDS encoding SIS domain-containing protein, with protein MLDDTLLADPRALAALDTGGVLRSAATAGAQVRSAAQGAAEADVPDLAGHRPRALVLLRRPGASATAVGILAALLGPSAPVPVVVADATPSWIGPLDVMVAHTAEATDAELADSVVLAVRRGAEVVLSAPGEGPVASAGAGRARLVEPRIPVPPGLDLPRALAVGLAALRALGLLDAPLDPAMDALADALDAEAERNQPGHEPFMNPAKSLALRLADHTPLLWGTDRLAAAVAAHGATALATHAGVVAHAGEVIDGAGATALVRALDRGASGADIFRDPFADPDETAAAPPVRLVLLATGEDDPGQVTLRRAGRGWPSADVQHPVDEVARGTRHAALLRAALLASRLDVASVYLGLATRTIEPA; from the coding sequence GTGCTCGACGACACCCTGCTCGCCGACCCGCGGGCCCTCGCCGCGCTCGACACCGGCGGCGTACTGCGTTCCGCCGCCACGGCGGGCGCCCAGGTGCGGTCGGCCGCGCAGGGCGCGGCCGAGGCCGACGTCCCCGATCTGGCCGGGCACCGCCCCCGGGCGCTCGTGCTGCTGCGCAGGCCGGGGGCGTCCGCCACGGCGGTTGGCATCCTCGCGGCGCTGCTGGGCCCGTCGGCGCCGGTGCCGGTTGTGGTCGCGGATGCCACGCCGTCGTGGATCGGACCGCTCGACGTGATGGTGGCCCACACCGCGGAGGCCACCGACGCCGAGCTCGCCGACAGCGTCGTGCTCGCGGTGCGCCGCGGTGCCGAGGTGGTGCTGTCCGCGCCAGGGGAGGGGCCGGTCGCCTCGGCGGGCGCAGGCCGGGCCCGGCTGGTCGAACCGCGCATCCCGGTGCCGCCAGGGCTGGACCTGCCGCGGGCGCTGGCCGTCGGTCTCGCCGCCTTGCGCGCGCTCGGCCTGCTCGACGCCCCGCTCGATCCGGCGATGGACGCGCTGGCCGACGCCCTCGACGCCGAGGCCGAACGCAACCAGCCCGGCCACGAGCCGTTCATGAATCCGGCGAAGTCCCTCGCGCTGCGCCTCGCCGACCACACCCCGCTGCTGTGGGGCACCGACCGGCTCGCGGCCGCCGTGGCGGCGCACGGTGCCACCGCGCTCGCGACGCATGCCGGTGTCGTCGCCCACGCGGGAGAGGTCATCGACGGGGCCGGGGCCACCGCCCTTGTGCGGGCGCTCGACCGCGGGGCGTCCGGCGCCGACATCTTCCGCGACCCGTTCGCCGACCCGGACGAAACCGCCGCGGCACCCCCCGTGCGTCTCGTCCTACTGGCCACCGGGGAGGATGACCCCGGCCAGGTGACGCTGCGGCGTGCCGGGCGTGGGTGGCCGTCGGCCGACGTGCAGCACCCGGTGGACGAGGTGGCACGCGGCACCCGCCATGCAGCCCTGCTGCGGGCCGCGCTGCTCGCGTCCCGGCTGGACGTGGCCTCGGTGTACCTGGGATTGGCCACCCGCACGATCGAGCCTGCCTGA
- a CDS encoding Trm112 family protein, whose product MAVQLDPQLMEILACPSDDHAPLRAGTPADPDADVLTCTACGRGFPIVDGIPVLLLDEATPPTSAPAGD is encoded by the coding sequence GTGGCCGTACAGCTCGACCCTCAACTGATGGAAATCCTGGCCTGCCCGTCCGACGACCACGCCCCGCTGCGGGCGGGCACGCCGGCCGATCCCGACGCCGACGTGCTCACCTGCACGGCGTGCGGGCGCGGGTTCCCGATCGTCGACGGGATCCCGGTGCTGCTGCTCGACGAGGCGACCCCACCCACCTCCGCCCCAGCCGGCGACTGA
- a CDS encoding phosphomannomutase/phosphoglucomutase yields the protein MADLGAIVKAYDIRGVVGEQLDVPTVRDIGAAMAALVRGEGATGVVIGHDMRDSSPALSAAFAEGVNGQGLDVVSIGLASTDMLYFASGTLGLPGAMFTASHNPAKYNGIKLCRAGATPIGQDTGLAAIRAAVEAGVPAGPGGGTVSHRELLSEYAAYLRKLVDLSSSRRLRVVVDAGNGMGGHTVPAVFEPLPFEVVPMYFELDGSFPNHEANPLDPANLVDLQKRVVAEGADLGLAFDGDADRCFVVDERGEPVSPSAITALVAVRELAKDPGASVIHNLITSKAVPEIVVEHGGTPVRTRVGHSFIKQTMAETGAVFGGEHSAHYYFRDFWKADSGMLAALHALAALAEQNAPLSQLMAVYERYSASGEINSTVADQADRIAAVKETYGAREGVEFDELDGLTVNLPDGSWFNLRPSNTEPLLRLNVEAADAAAMAALRDEVLAVVRA from the coding sequence GTGGCAGATCTCGGCGCGATCGTGAAGGCCTATGACATCCGTGGTGTTGTCGGCGAGCAGCTCGACGTACCCACCGTCCGTGACATCGGTGCGGCGATGGCCGCGCTCGTGCGGGGCGAGGGCGCGACGGGTGTCGTGATCGGCCACGACATGCGCGACAGCTCGCCGGCGCTCTCCGCGGCGTTCGCGGAGGGCGTCAACGGGCAGGGCCTCGACGTCGTCTCGATCGGGCTGGCGAGCACCGACATGCTGTACTTCGCCTCCGGCACGCTCGGCCTGCCCGGCGCGATGTTCACCGCGAGCCACAACCCGGCCAAGTACAACGGCATCAAGCTCTGCCGCGCGGGCGCCACGCCCATCGGCCAGGACACCGGGCTCGCCGCCATCAGGGCGGCCGTCGAGGCGGGCGTGCCCGCCGGGCCGGGTGGCGGCACCGTCAGCCACCGCGAGCTGCTCTCGGAGTACGCGGCCTACCTGCGCAAGCTCGTCGACCTCAGCTCGTCGCGGCGGCTGCGCGTTGTGGTGGACGCCGGCAACGGTATGGGCGGGCACACGGTCCCCGCGGTGTTCGAGCCGCTGCCGTTCGAGGTCGTTCCCATGTACTTCGAGCTCGACGGCTCGTTCCCCAACCACGAGGCCAACCCGCTCGACCCGGCCAACCTCGTCGACCTGCAGAAGCGGGTCGTCGCCGAGGGCGCCGACCTCGGCCTCGCGTTCGACGGCGACGCGGACCGCTGCTTCGTCGTCGACGAGCGCGGCGAGCCGGTGAGCCCGAGCGCGATCACGGCCCTCGTCGCCGTCCGCGAGCTGGCCAAGGACCCGGGCGCCAGCGTGATCCACAACCTGATCACGTCGAAGGCGGTGCCCGAGATCGTCGTCGAGCACGGCGGCACGCCGGTGCGCACGCGCGTCGGCCACTCCTTCATCAAGCAGACGATGGCCGAGACCGGCGCGGTGTTCGGCGGCGAGCACTCGGCGCACTACTACTTCCGCGACTTCTGGAAGGCCGACTCCGGCATGCTCGCCGCGTTGCACGCGCTCGCGGCGCTCGCCGAGCAGAACGCGCCGCTGTCGCAGCTGATGGCCGTCTACGAGCGCTACTCCGCCTCCGGCGAGATCAACTCGACGGTGGCCGACCAGGCCGATCGGATCGCAGCGGTCAAGGAGACGTACGGCGCGCGCGAGGGCGTCGAGTTCGACGAGCTCGACGGGCTCACGGTGAACCTGCCGGACGGATCGTGGTTCAACCTGCGCCCGTCCAACACCGAGCCGCTGCTGCGGCTGAACGTCGAGGCAGCCGACGCCGCCGCGATGGCGGCCCTGCGCGACGAGGTGCTCGCGGTGGTCCGCGCATAG
- a CDS encoding DUF3499 domain-containing protein: MLSVRRCSRTGCTEPAVATLTYVYADSTAVVGPLATQAEPHSYDLCTRHAHRLTAPRGWEVVRFEGEFAPPQHNSDDLTALAEAVREAGRADRPVDPVPATGTGRRGHLRVLPGSAED; this comes from the coding sequence GTGCTGAGTGTGCGGCGGTGTTCACGGACCGGGTGCACCGAGCCCGCGGTGGCCACGCTCACCTACGTCTACGCCGATTCCACGGCGGTCGTCGGCCCGCTGGCCACCCAGGCCGAGCCCCATTCCTACGACTTGTGCACCCGGCACGCCCACCGCCTCACAGCGCCGCGGGGCTGGGAGGTCGTGCGGTTCGAGGGCGAGTTCGCCCCGCCGCAGCACAACAGCGACGACCTCACCGCGCTCGCCGAGGCCGTGCGGGAGGCAGGTCGGGCCGACCGTCCCGTCGATCCCGTGCCGGCCACGGGCACCGGACGGCGCGGGCATCTGCGCGTCCTCCCCGGGTCCGCGGAGGACTGA
- a CDS encoding metallopeptidase family protein: MTTARRTLRRSPRRRDRRGRGLRGLMYPASTPASRTRAEKFDAMVLEALEPIELRWGSELSDLDLAVDEVPEVEETSPDDVAWGQGVLADVGVPLAQLVPAGVDPEGLPSRARIVIYRRPLEARARDGADLADLLHEVLVEQVAEYLNIEPDAVDGGES; the protein is encoded by the coding sequence GTGACGACCGCGCGCCGCACGCTGCGCCGCTCTCCCCGGAGGCGGGACCGCCGGGGCCGTGGCCTGCGCGGGCTGATGTACCCCGCCAGCACGCCCGCATCTCGCACCCGCGCCGAGAAGTTCGACGCGATGGTCCTGGAAGCGCTCGAGCCCATCGAGCTGCGCTGGGGATCCGAGCTCTCCGACCTCGATCTCGCCGTCGACGAGGTCCCGGAGGTCGAAGAGACCTCCCCCGACGACGTCGCGTGGGGCCAGGGTGTGCTCGCCGACGTCGGCGTGCCGCTCGCCCAGCTCGTGCCCGCCGGCGTCGACCCGGAAGGCCTGCCGTCGCGGGCCCGCATCGTGATCTACCGCAGGCCGCTCGAAGCGCGCGCCCGCGACGGTGCCGACCTCGCCGACCTGCTGCACGAGGTGCTCGTCGAGCAGGTGGCGGAGTACCTCAACATCGAGCCCGACGCCGTGGACGGCGGCGAGAGCTAG
- a CDS encoding WhiB family transcriptional regulator produces MNVITATMGLVETSAGVPYPTADPFGEAIVAIAEEDGEEQDWQERALCAQTDPEAFFPEKGGSTREAKRICQGCEVRAECLEYALAHDERFGIWGGLSERERRRLRRAAS; encoded by the coding sequence GTGAACGTGATCACAGCCACGATGGGGCTGGTCGAAACCTCTGCGGGAGTTCCGTATCCGACCGCGGACCCGTTCGGCGAAGCCATCGTTGCCATCGCCGAGGAGGACGGCGAGGAGCAGGACTGGCAGGAGCGCGCACTGTGTGCGCAGACCGACCCGGAGGCGTTCTTCCCGGAGAAGGGCGGCTCCACGCGGGAGGCCAAGCGCATCTGCCAGGGCTGCGAGGTGCGCGCGGAGTGCCTCGAGTACGCGCTGGCGCACGACGAGCGCTTCGGCATCTGGGGCGGGCTGTCCGAGCGTGAGCGGCGCAGGCTGCGCCGCGCCGCCTCCTGA
- a CDS encoding site-2 protease family protein → MSIESHRVSPWFLLLVAITVAGALLTVTGTPTAIAEGSSVQLTAGVVLLVLGGWAVSLCLHEFGHAAVAYRGGDREVRDKGYLTLDIRRYADLGLSIVLPIVILLVGGIPLPGGAVWINHAAIRSRGMRSLVSLAGPATNLVIGGLLTAAVVLVPDMPIGLAVGLSCLAFIQVLAFVLNIIPIPGLDGFGVIEPFLSLNTRRMAARVRPWAPLVLLGLLIAVPGVSSAFFQVGATVFAAVGGDASLAFAGYSELLFWR, encoded by the coding sequence GTGAGTATCGAGTCTCATCGGGTCAGCCCGTGGTTCCTCCTCCTCGTGGCGATCACCGTCGCCGGGGCCCTACTCACGGTGACAGGGACGCCCACCGCGATCGCCGAGGGCTCTTCCGTGCAGCTCACGGCGGGGGTCGTGCTGCTCGTCCTCGGCGGGTGGGCGGTGTCGCTGTGCCTGCACGAGTTCGGGCACGCCGCCGTGGCGTACCGCGGGGGCGACCGGGAGGTGCGCGACAAGGGCTACCTCACGCTCGACATCCGCCGCTACGCCGATCTCGGACTGTCGATCGTGCTTCCGATCGTGATCCTCCTCGTGGGCGGGATCCCGCTCCCCGGTGGCGCGGTGTGGATCAACCACGCCGCGATCCGGTCCCGAGGCATGCGGAGCCTGGTGTCGCTCGCCGGTCCCGCCACGAATCTGGTGATCGGTGGACTGCTCACGGCGGCCGTCGTGCTGGTGCCGGACATGCCGATCGGGCTCGCTGTCGGGCTGTCGTGCCTCGCGTTCATCCAGGTGCTCGCGTTCGTCCTCAACATCATCCCGATCCCCGGCCTCGACGGGTTCGGCGTGATCGAACCGTTCCTGTCCCTCAACACCCGCCGGATGGCGGCGCGGGTGCGGCCGTGGGCGCCGCTCGTGCTGCTCGGGCTGCTCATCGCCGTTCCCGGCGTCAGCTCCGCCTTCTTCCAGGTGGGCGCCACGGTGTTCGCCGCGGTCGGGGGCGACGCCAGCCTCGCGTTCGCGGGCTACTCGGAACTCCTCTTCTGGCGCTGA
- a CDS encoding NUDIX hydrolase produces the protein MVAPATAAAELRAWDPPDHWQQGLRHALLAFLDARPEDACSRSCVPGHLTASALVVDAAAERTLLTLHPRVGRWLQLGGHCEPGDRSLADAALREAAEESGMDGLVIDPEPLHVDVHPITCSLGLPTRHLDVRFLVRAPAGAVPRISEESDDLRWWPLDALPYDTDTVPAMVAAARRRLS, from the coding sequence GTGGTAGCGCCGGCCACGGCGGCCGCCGAGCTGCGTGCGTGGGACCCGCCGGACCATTGGCAGCAGGGCCTGCGGCACGCGCTGCTCGCCTTCCTCGATGCCCGGCCCGAGGACGCGTGCTCGCGCTCGTGCGTGCCCGGCCACCTCACCGCGTCCGCGCTCGTGGTCGACGCGGCGGCGGAGCGCACGCTGCTCACCCTGCACCCGCGTGTGGGGCGCTGGCTCCAGCTCGGGGGGCACTGCGAGCCCGGTGACCGGTCGCTCGCCGACGCCGCCCTGCGGGAGGCCGCCGAGGAGTCGGGCATGGACGGGCTGGTGATCGACCCGGAACCGCTGCACGTCGACGTCCACCCGATCACCTGCTCCCTCGGCCTGCCGACCCGCCACCTCGACGTCCGGTTCCTCGTGCGGGCGCCCGCGGGCGCCGTGCCGCGGATCAGCGAGGAGTCCGACGACCTGCGCTGGTGGCCGCTCGACGCCCTCCCCTACGACACCGACACCGTGCCGGCGATGGTCGCCGCCGCCCGCCGCCGCCTCTCCTGA
- a CDS encoding coenzyme F420-0:L-glutamate ligase, which yields MPDHAAPDGLTVLPVRGLPEFRPGDDLAGALAASAPWLEDGDVVVVTSKVFSKVEGRLVPAPTDPDERDALRRELVDAETERVLARRGRTLIVAGKLGIVQAAAGVDGSNVRRDELALLPADPDASAARLRADLRRLRGVEVAVVVTDTMGRTWRVGQTDVAIGSAGLPVLHRYEGMHDAEGNELLVTEVALADELAAAADLVKGKLGGLPVAVVRGLNPVDDGSTARDLVRPVDEDMFWLGTDEAIARGRREAGLLRRDTADFTDEPVDESAVRRAVGVALAAAPTMRFAWLRDRDRRSAQLDERLRRAPELVLAFSADADADDPVAAGAAVQSFLVALAAEGLGSHWTASIAPDVVRGFVDVPPGWRLRGAVGIGVPAEPPQPRAPGDPAIGLVEW from the coding sequence TTGCCTGACCACGCCGCGCCCGATGGCCTCACCGTCCTGCCCGTCCGCGGGCTGCCCGAGTTCCGCCCCGGCGACGACCTCGCCGGTGCACTGGCCGCGTCGGCCCCGTGGTTGGAGGACGGCGACGTAGTGGTCGTCACGTCCAAGGTGTTCTCCAAGGTGGAGGGCCGGCTCGTCCCCGCGCCGACCGATCCCGACGAACGCGACGCGCTGCGCCGCGAGCTCGTCGACGCCGAGACCGAGCGCGTGCTCGCCCGCCGCGGGCGCACGCTGATCGTCGCGGGGAAGCTCGGCATCGTGCAGGCCGCCGCCGGGGTCGACGGCTCCAACGTGCGGCGCGACGAGCTCGCGCTGCTCCCCGCCGACCCGGACGCGAGCGCCGCGCGGCTGCGCGCCGACCTGCGGCGGCTGCGGGGTGTCGAGGTGGCCGTGGTCGTCACCGACACCATGGGGCGCACCTGGCGGGTGGGGCAGACCGACGTGGCGATCGGCTCGGCGGGGCTGCCGGTGCTGCACCGCTACGAGGGCATGCACGACGCGGAGGGCAACGAGCTGCTGGTCACCGAGGTCGCGCTGGCCGACGAGCTGGCGGCGGCCGCCGACCTGGTCAAGGGGAAGCTCGGCGGGCTGCCGGTTGCGGTGGTACGCGGGCTGAACCCCGTCGACGACGGGTCCACGGCCCGCGACCTCGTCCGCCCCGTCGACGAGGACATGTTCTGGCTCGGCACCGACGAGGCCATCGCCCGCGGCAGGCGCGAGGCCGGTCTGCTGCGGCGCGACACCGCCGACTTCACCGACGAGCCGGTGGACGAGTCCGCGGTGCGGCGTGCGGTGGGCGTCGCGCTCGCCGCCGCGCCGACGATGAGGTTCGCATGGCTGCGCGACCGCGACCGCCGGTCCGCGCAGCTCGACGAGCGGCTGCGGCGCGCTCCCGAGCTCGTGCTCGCCTTCAGCGCCGACGCGGATGCGGACGACCCGGTGGCCGCAGGCGCGGCCGTGCAGTCGTTCCTCGTGGCGCTTGCGGCGGAGGGGCTCGGCTCGCACTGGACGGCGTCGATCGCGCCGGACGTCGTCCGCGGCTTCGTCGACGTCCCGCCCGGGTGGCGGCTGCGCGGCGCCGTCGGGATCGGGGTTCCGGCCGAACCGCCGCAGCCGCGTGCGCCCGGCGACCCGGCCATCGGGCTCGTCGAGTGGTAG